A single region of the Candidatus Abyssobacteria bacterium SURF_5 genome encodes:
- a CDS encoding 30S ribosomal protein S11: MGSSSGVAHIQATFNNTIVTITDPGGNVISWASAGTVGFKGSRKSTPFAAGQTASSAAQKAKDLGLREVKVFVKGPGAGRESAIRSLQAAGLQVNMIKDVTPIPHNGCRPPKRRRV; encoded by the coding sequence GTGGGCTCCTCCAGCGGAGTGGCCCATATCCAGGCTACCTTCAACAACACGATTGTAACCATTACCGACCCGGGTGGCAACGTTATCTCGTGGGCGAGCGCAGGCACCGTGGGCTTCAAAGGCTCACGGAAGAGCACTCCCTTCGCTGCGGGACAAACAGCCAGTTCGGCCGCTCAAAAGGCGAAGGACCTCGGCTTGAGAGAAGTGAAGGTATTCGTGAAAGGACCGGGCGCCGGACGGGAATCCGCCATCCGCTCCCTTCAGGCGGCCGGCCTGCAAGTGAACATGATAAAGGACGTGACCCCTATCCCTCATAACGGATGCCGACCGCCGAAACGGCGGCGCGTGTAA
- a CDS encoding adenylate kinase yields the protein MAAERKRFLVLLGPPGAGKGTQAVKIASEYGIPHISTGDIFRANIKEGTDLGRKAKKYLDSGELVPDSVVTEIVADRVKKDDCKHGFLLDGFPRTLPQAEALDKMLNVEGCPLTAVVNVDVDREALIHRLTARRTCSQCGENYNLISKPPKEEGICNKCGGKLYQREDDKRETIENRLAVYEKQTAPLIDHYQRSNRLVTISGEGAIDEVFSRIRSALN from the coding sequence ATGGCTGCGGAGAGGAAGAGATTTCTGGTTCTGCTCGGGCCGCCGGGCGCGGGCAAGGGCACTCAGGCGGTAAAGATCGCGAGCGAGTACGGAATCCCTCACATCTCGACCGGCGACATTTTCCGGGCGAATATCAAGGAGGGAACCGATCTCGGACGCAAAGCGAAAAAGTATCTCGATTCGGGAGAATTGGTCCCTGATTCGGTGGTCACTGAGATCGTTGCCGATCGGGTTAAGAAGGACGACTGCAAGCACGGCTTCCTGCTGGACGGGTTCCCCCGAACCTTGCCTCAGGCTGAAGCGCTTGACAAAATGTTAAATGTGGAAGGTTGTCCGCTGACCGCCGTCGTTAATGTCGATGTCGACCGGGAAGCCCTTATACACAGGTTAACCGCCAGGCGCACGTGCTCCCAGTGCGGAGAAAATTATAACCTCATCTCCAAACCGCCGAAAGAGGAAGGCATCTGCAATAAGTGCGGCGGAAAGTTATATCAGCGCGAAGACGACAAACGCGAGACGATTGAGAATCGGCTTGCGGTTTATGAGAAACAGACTGCTCCACTCATCGATCATTACCAGCGCAGCAATCGCCTGGTAACCATTTCCGGCGAGGGAGCGATCGACGAGGTTTTTAGCCGTATCCGCAGCGCACTCAACTGA
- a CDS encoding 50S ribosomal protein L36, producing MKVRTSVKKICEKCKIVKRNGVVRVICTNPKHKQRQG from the coding sequence ATGAAAGTGCGAACAAGCGTAAAGAAAATATGTGAAAAGTGCAAAATAGTCAAGCGTAACGGCGTCGTTCGCGTTATTTGCACCAATCCGAAGCATAAGCAGCGCCAGGGCTGA
- a CDS encoding 30S ribosomal protein S4, whose amino-acid sequence MARNTGPVCKICRREGVELFLKGERCLTAKCGVKKRNYPPGMHGRRRVKQTDYGAQLREKQKMKRIYRMMEAQFRNYFKEAAKSPVVTGEKLVQLLEGRLDNVLYRMGFASSRNQARQFALHGLVLVNEKKVNLPSYQVKPQDVISLTEKGKQMHVVQSNLEAAMQRGVVPWVEVDAEKMTGKLLRLPTKEEVALPVEETMVIELYSR is encoded by the coding sequence ATGGCTCGAAATACTGGACCGGTATGCAAAATCTGCAGACGCGAAGGCGTAGAATTATTTTTGAAGGGTGAGCGCTGTCTCACCGCTAAATGTGGTGTAAAGAAAAGAAATTACCCGCCCGGAATGCACGGCAGACGCAGGGTGAAACAAACCGACTACGGCGCACAGTTGCGGGAAAAACAGAAAATGAAGCGCATCTATCGCATGATGGAGGCGCAGTTCCGCAATTACTTCAAAGAGGCCGCAAAGAGTCCTGTGGTTACCGGCGAAAAGCTTGTCCAACTGCTCGAAGGACGGCTTGATAATGTCTTGTATCGAATGGGATTCGCTTCGTCTCGAAACCAGGCCCGACAGTTCGCCCTGCATGGACTCGTTCTGGTGAACGAGAAGAAGGTGAATCTCCCCTCGTACCAGGTGAAACCGCAAGACGTGATTTCGCTCACCGAAAAAGGAAAGCAGATGCACGTCGTACAATCGAATCTCGAGGCCGCAATGCAGCGAGGCGTGGTACCGTGGGTAGAGGTGGATGCCGAGAAAATGACCGGAAAGCTCCTCCGGCTGCCGACCAAAGAAGAGGTCGCGCTGCCGGTTGAGGAAACCATGGTCATCGAATTGTACTCCCGTTGA
- a CDS encoding 50S ribosomal protein L15, with product MQLDTVKPPRGARRKPKRVGRGEGSGVGKTAGKGHKGQRARSGPKSSRGYEGGQMPLQRRVPKRGFRNIFKKEYEVLNVERLNAFEPGTQVTPELLSQAGIVKLNRAGVKILGNGEITVSLTVRAHRFTASAKEKIEKAGGKAEVV from the coding sequence CGCCCGCCGAAAACCCAAACGAGTTGGGCGTGGAGAAGGCTCCGGAGTGGGCAAGACGGCCGGCAAAGGCCACAAGGGTCAGCGTGCCCGCTCGGGACCCAAATCTTCACGCGGCTATGAGGGAGGACAAATGCCGCTCCAGCGGCGCGTTCCCAAGCGCGGATTCAGGAATATTTTCAAGAAAGAATACGAGGTCCTGAACGTCGAGCGCTTGAACGCGTTCGAACCGGGGACGCAAGTGACTCCCGAATTGCTCAGCCAGGCGGGTATCGTGAAATTGAATCGGGCCGGCGTCAAAATCCTGGGCAACGGTGAGATCACGGTCAGCCTGACCGTTCGCGCCCATCGGTTCACCGCGTCCGCCAAAGAAAAAATCGAGAAAGCCGGCGGAAAGGCCGAGGTGGTGTAG
- a CDS encoding DNA-directed RNA polymerase subunit alpha codes for MNRILEMPKWEKDEETSTAAYARFIIEPLERGFGVTVGNSLRRVLLSSLEGSAIVSVRIEGVQHEFASIPGVVEDVSEVVLNLKAVRTKMHGSADVKQLQVVASGEKVLTAADLAVDEDVEILNPEQHIMTINRGAKIVMHLEIGRGRGYVPAELNKHDGQPIGTISIDSVFSPVEKVNYTIQSARVGQMTDYDRLILEIWTNGGILPEDALAAAAKILIRHFTIFVKGEGEEDAGRSSRAEESEEMRKYLDKSVNELELSVRAANCLRAANIKSLAELVQKSEPEMLKYRNFGKKSLEEIKLVLKSMNLHLGMKLEGYQAASASEQREE; via the coding sequence ATGAATAGAATTTTGGAAATGCCGAAATGGGAAAAGGACGAGGAGACTTCAACCGCCGCCTATGCCCGGTTTATTATCGAACCCCTTGAACGGGGATTCGGCGTTACTGTCGGTAATTCTCTGCGGCGCGTACTCCTGTCCTCTCTCGAAGGGAGCGCCATCGTCTCGGTTCGCATTGAAGGAGTGCAGCATGAATTCGCCTCGATACCCGGCGTCGTCGAGGATGTCTCCGAAGTCGTCCTCAACCTGAAGGCGGTCAGAACCAAGATGCACGGATCGGCCGATGTCAAACAACTGCAGGTGGTAGCCTCCGGAGAAAAAGTGCTCACCGCAGCCGATCTCGCCGTCGATGAGGACGTGGAAATCCTGAATCCGGAACAGCATATCATGACCATCAACCGCGGAGCCAAGATCGTGATGCACCTCGAAATCGGGCGCGGCAGGGGATATGTTCCGGCTGAATTGAACAAACACGACGGCCAGCCGATCGGCACGATCAGCATCGACTCCGTCTTCTCGCCGGTCGAAAAAGTGAATTATACCATCCAGAGCGCGCGCGTCGGGCAGATGACCGACTACGACCGCCTCATCCTCGAAATCTGGACCAACGGCGGGATTCTTCCCGAGGACGCGCTGGCGGCGGCCGCAAAAATCCTCATACGACATTTCACGATCTTCGTCAAGGGAGAAGGAGAAGAAGATGCAGGCCGCTCTTCACGCGCCGAGGAAAGCGAAGAAATGCGGAAGTATCTGGATAAAAGCGTGAACGAGCTGGAGCTTTCCGTGCGGGCGGCAAACTGCCTCCGCGCCGCTAACATAAAAAGTCTTGCCGAACTCGTGCAGAAGTCCGAACCCGAAATGCTCAAGTATCGTAACTTCGGGAAAAAGTCGCTCGAAGAGATAAAACTTGTCTTGAAATCGATGAATTTGCACTTGGGAATGAAACTCGAGGGATATCAGGCGGCAAGCGCTTCAGAGCAGCGTGAGGAATAA
- the secY gene encoding preprotein translocase subunit SecY — protein sequence MLSAFQNAFKIPELKNRILFTLVLLAVYRLGGHVPTPGINGGVLAQFVAERQNTLLGFADLFAGGAFSRMTIFALGIMPYISASIIFQLLVAVIPYFEKLSKEGEEGRKKLTQYTRYGTVALTAVQSLGISLWLSNPSNFGGREIVPHPGLGFILLTMITFTTGTCFIMWLGEQITERGIGNGISLIIFAGIVAGMPAALSLLIRNIQLGEMSIFKMIVLAVLLVSVTAAVIVLTQAQRKIPVQYAKQIKGRKVYGGQSTWLPLRVNQAGVIPIIFASSLLLFPATIFQFIHAGGMQRLIELLSPGALLYNILYVVLIVFFTYFYTAITFNPIDVADNLKKYGGFVPGIRPGRPTAEYLDRIMTRITLPGSVALAFVAVIPTMISYGMRVDYLVASFFGGTSLLIVVGVALDTIQQMESHLLMRHYDGFMKKGRIRARRF from the coding sequence GTGCTCAGCGCCTTCCAAAATGCGTTCAAGATACCGGAACTGAAAAACCGGATATTGTTCACGCTCGTCCTGCTGGCAGTGTACCGGCTCGGCGGACATGTGCCTACCCCCGGCATTAACGGAGGGGTCCTCGCTCAGTTCGTGGCCGAACGGCAAAACACGCTGCTCGGGTTCGCCGACCTGTTTGCCGGCGGCGCCTTCAGTCGCATGACCATCTTCGCCCTCGGAATCATGCCCTATATCAGCGCCTCGATCATATTTCAACTGCTCGTCGCAGTCATTCCTTATTTCGAGAAGCTCTCGAAGGAAGGCGAAGAAGGCCGGAAAAAATTAACGCAATATACCCGGTACGGAACCGTCGCGCTTACCGCCGTCCAATCGCTGGGTATCAGCCTCTGGCTGTCAAACCCCAGCAATTTCGGAGGACGCGAGATCGTGCCGCATCCCGGCCTCGGATTCATCCTGCTCACCATGATCACCTTCACCACCGGAACGTGTTTCATCATGTGGCTCGGCGAACAGATAACCGAGCGCGGTATCGGCAACGGGATATCCTTGATCATTTTTGCCGGCATTGTCGCCGGAATGCCCGCTGCGCTATCGCTGCTGATCCGTAACATTCAACTCGGCGAAATGAGCATCTTCAAGATGATCGTTCTGGCCGTGTTGCTGGTATCGGTGACGGCGGCTGTCATTGTGCTCACGCAGGCGCAGCGGAAGATACCCGTGCAGTACGCCAAGCAGATCAAAGGCCGCAAGGTGTATGGCGGGCAGAGCACATGGCTGCCGCTCAGAGTCAATCAGGCCGGCGTTATCCCCATTATTTTCGCGTCTTCGCTGCTGCTGTTTCCGGCCACGATCTTCCAGTTCATCCATGCCGGCGGAATGCAGCGCCTGATCGAGCTGCTGTCGCCGGGTGCGCTGCTGTATAACATCCTGTATGTGGTGCTGATTGTCTTTTTCACGTACTTCTATACCGCGATTACGTTCAATCCCATAGACGTTGCAGATAACCTCAAAAAGTATGGAGGGTTTGTACCCGGCATCAGGCCCGGACGCCCCACTGCCGAATATCTGGATAGAATCATGACCCGCATCACCCTGCCCGGCTCTGTGGCGCTGGCATTCGTGGCGGTCATCCCTACGATGATCAGTTACGGTATGCGGGTGGATTATCTTGTCGCCAGTTTCTTCGGCGGTACCAGCCTCCTGATTGTGGTCGGGGTCGCCCTTGATACCATACAACAGATGGAGTCCCATCTCCTGATGCGTCACTACGACGGCTTCATGAAGAAGGGGCGCATCAGGGCGCGCAGGTTCTAA
- the map gene encoding type I methionyl aminopeptidase, translating to MIVIRSEDELAILRAANRIIARILQELAVDIRAGVSTEALDKKAERLIAAAGGKPAFKGYRGYPKTICTSIDEQVVHGIPSSTVILKEGDILSIDIGIVYRGYVGDTAATFTVGEVSDEKKRLIRVTRESLYKGIERAREGNRLSDISHAVQSHVESHRFSVVRDFVGHGIGQQMHEEPQIPNFGRPHLGPRLQAGMVLAIEPMVNAGSYEVRVLDDGWTAVTKDGRPSAHFEHSIAVTKGEAEILSLPPSEEAE from the coding sequence GTGATTGTTATACGGTCTGAGGACGAACTGGCGATACTGCGCGCGGCTAATCGCATAATCGCTCGGATCCTGCAGGAACTCGCAGTGGATATCAGAGCAGGCGTTTCCACTGAAGCTCTCGATAAGAAGGCCGAACGTCTCATTGCGGCGGCGGGCGGCAAACCTGCTTTCAAGGGGTACCGCGGGTATCCTAAGACAATTTGCACCTCGATCGATGAACAGGTGGTTCATGGGATACCTTCTTCGACCGTCATATTGAAAGAAGGAGATATCCTCAGCATCGACATCGGTATCGTTTATCGAGGATACGTCGGCGATACCGCCGCCACCTTCACCGTCGGAGAGGTCTCCGACGAGAAGAAACGGCTGATCCGGGTCACCCGGGAATCTCTGTATAAGGGGATCGAGCGGGCGCGCGAAGGCAACCGCCTCTCGGATATATCGCACGCCGTCCAATCGCACGTCGAAAGCCACCGGTTTTCCGTAGTGCGCGACTTTGTCGGTCACGGGATTGGACAGCAGATGCATGAGGAACCTCAGATTCCGAATTTCGGCCGCCCCCACTTGGGTCCGCGGCTGCAGGCGGGAATGGTGTTGGCGATCGAACCGATGGTGAATGCAGGCAGCTATGAAGTCAGGGTGCTCGACGACGGATGGACGGCAGTGACGAAAGACGGCAGGCCGTCCGCGCACTTTGAGCATTCTATAGCCGTGACGAAAGGGGAAGCCGAAATCCTTTCGTTGCCTCCGTCAGAAGAGGCGGAATGA
- a CDS encoding 30S ribosomal protein S13 has product MARILGVDLPREKRVETGLTYVYGIGRTSSEKILEAAGINPGTRVKDLTDDEIRRITAVISRDYRIEGDLRREISTNIKRLMDIGTYRGLRHRKGLPVHGQRTHTNARTRKGPRRGRAGKKK; this is encoded by the coding sequence GTGGCTCGTATATTGGGCGTCGACCTGCCAAGGGAAAAGCGGGTGGAAACCGGACTCACGTATGTCTACGGGATCGGCCGGACAAGTTCCGAAAAAATCCTTGAGGCCGCCGGCATCAATCCCGGCACTCGAGTGAAAGATTTGACCGACGACGAAATCCGCAGGATCACCGCCGTCATCTCGCGCGACTATCGGATCGAAGGAGACCTGCGGCGCGAGATCTCGACAAATATAAAACGGCTGATGGACATCGGCACGTACCGGGGCCTGAGACACCGCAAGGGTCTTCCGGTTCACGGACAAAGAACGCATACCAATGCGCGCACCCGAAAAGGCCCCCGCCGCGGACGTGCGGGGAAAAAGAAATAA
- a CDS encoding 50S ribosomal protein L17 produces the protein MRHRKKTVKLGRTTAHKEALLSNLATELIMHGRITTTVTKTKALRPVAEKLITLGKRQDINARRQATSILDNKQAVKKLFDEVGPQFDGRNGGYTRIIRLDRRRGDAAPMAIIELVS, from the coding sequence ATGAGACACAGAAAAAAAACAGTTAAACTCGGCCGTACAACCGCTCATAAAGAAGCCCTCCTTTCGAACCTCGCGACCGAGTTGATCATGCATGGCAGGATCACCACTACCGTCACGAAAACCAAAGCGCTTCGACCGGTCGCCGAAAAATTGATCACCCTCGGCAAGAGGCAGGACATCAATGCCCGGCGGCAGGCCACGTCCATCCTTGATAATAAGCAGGCGGTAAAAAAACTGTTCGACGAGGTCGGCCCGCAATTTGACGGACGCAACGGCGGCTACACGCGCATCATCAGGCTCGACCGTCGCAGAGGAGACGCCGCCCCCATGGCCATCATCGAGCTGGTTTCCTGA
- a CDS encoding translation initiation factor IF-1, producing the protein MAKEEPIEVEGTVVEPLPNAMFRVELKNGHRILAHISGKMRMHFIRILPGDTVKVELSPYDLTRGRIVYRYK; encoded by the coding sequence ATGGCAAAGGAAGAACCCATTGAGGTCGAAGGAACGGTCGTTGAGCCGCTGCCCAATGCCATGTTCCGCGTTGAACTGAAGAACGGGCATCGGATATTGGCTCACATTTCCGGCAAGATGCGTATGCACTTCATCCGCATCCTTCCCGGAGATACAGTGAAAGTGGAATTGTCCCCTTACGACCTCACCCGGGGACGCATCGTGTACCGTTATAAATAA